A genomic window from Polaribacter gangjinensis includes:
- a CDS encoding alpha/beta fold hydrolase — protein sequence MESIKIVYTSFIKFAIAIAVSQGETLAEAKNRIRKEFENHPNKKQLNEIIKKTTLGKENLTILSQNCITICEDFGPDRDYITLILLLENIYKKEVVEKIEKDTIANIIQKFRKEIERINAKIPPPPLYNVLLESRSLVEWTTMIGLYHLIPRYKSAHEKPVLLMPPYLGNDYSTTFVRKYLKSAGFKTYKWDLGINMINSKSLPKLIEKLDEIYEKHQEKVSLVGWSGGGIFAKIIANRHPEKVAQLITIGSPVWGIKHMQTPVIRSLEFLRGRKLRERNEKLIKELEQIPKIPITCIYTKTDGLVPWKHCLEAETFRDDIKNIEVFGSHSGMGANATVLLTVAKTLHENIENSHQKGIISKAEKLFYPHFWKQKGISKFTNLFFS from the coding sequence ATGGAAAGTATCAAAATTGTATATACCTCTTTTATAAAATTTGCAATTGCAATCGCTGTTTCTCAAGGCGAAACTTTAGCAGAAGCTAAGAATCGTATTCGTAAAGAATTTGAAAATCATCCAAATAAAAAGCAGTTGAATGAAATCATCAAAAAAACAACTTTAGGAAAAGAGAATCTCACTATTTTAAGTCAAAATTGCATTACAATTTGTGAAGATTTTGGACCTGACAGAGATTATATCACCTTGATTTTATTGCTCGAAAATATCTACAAAAAAGAAGTTGTAGAAAAAATCGAAAAAGATACCATTGCAAATATCATCCAAAAGTTTAGAAAAGAAATTGAACGAATCAATGCTAAAATCCCTCCTCCTCCTTTGTACAATGTGTTGCTAGAAAGTAGATCTTTAGTAGAATGGACCACTATGATTGGTTTGTATCATTTGATTCCAAGATATAAAAGTGCGCATGAAAAACCTGTATTGCTGATGCCTCCTTACTTAGGAAATGACTATTCCACCACTTTTGTAAGGAAATATCTAAAATCAGCCGGATTTAAAACTTATAAATGGGATTTAGGTATCAACATGATCAATTCTAAATCCTTGCCAAAACTGATTGAAAAACTCGATGAAATTTATGAAAAACATCAAGAAAAAGTAAGTTTAGTTGGCTGGAGTGGAGGTGGCATTTTTGCGAAAATAATTGCCAACAGACATCCTGAAAAAGTAGCTCAACTCATTACAATTGGATCTCCAGTTTGGGGAATAAAACACATGCAAACACCTGTAATCAGATCTTTAGAGTTTTTAAGAGGCAGAAAATTGCGCGAGAGAAATGAAAAACTCATCAAAGAATTAGAACAAATTCCTAAAATTCCAATTACATGTATTTATACAAAAACAGACGGATTAGTTCCTTGGAAACATTGTTTAGAGGCAGAAACGTTTAGAGATGATATCAAAAATATTGAGGTTTTTGGGAGTCATTCAGGCATGGGCGCAAATGCAACTGTGCTTTTAACTGTTGCTAAAACCTTGCATGAAAATATCGAAAACTCGCATCAAAAAGGAATTATTTCTAAAGCAGAAAAACTTTTTTATCCTCATTTTTGGAAACAAAAAGGCATCTCAAAATTTACAAATCTTTTTTTTAGTTAA
- a CDS encoding HAD-IB family hydrolase — protein MNHTLENCIKHPKFQEELAKIAQELEMDLTEVQKKGTICMEELFSEQHPIANMLSIKGFQLMMKKAYNNKIDVNTQEIKNLMKLMRQNSVAFILTHKTYLDTVVLVSTLASYGMPIPYSFGGINLAFPGFKQLAKKSGIIFIRRSFKDDQIYKASLKHYISCLIENGDHLTWNIEGTRSRTGKIVYPQMGILKYIMEGEKASSRNIKYVPVSIVYDLIPDVKEMTEEGKGKEKKSEDIGVFVNYIKKLGNEFGKAAIRFGDPVDASEHQNALIPDIDEDNYAHQNTLPRFAFELIHKANMITPVTTVSLVCTILLNNFALTKKEIEFNVIKLMNYIEQRKKNVLIERGKSIGAAVQKALNLLKSAGIIQKNKAGYKTQYNIDASEFLSATYYANMAAAHLYHRAFIEMALVKIREVEASERIVAFWEEIMNLRNLFKFEFFYTNKPQFSSEIEAEMKLFDKNWRTILSNPEATIEELLSKQELFVSKALLLTYLEANKVVCYTLETWDLEDEFNEETFVELCLFKGKELHWQNRISRLESATKPFLISALRLAKNSKLTPSNNKINSKLLADWMILLENLTDRLQFLQKLELVNSKKIKEDFTEKLVPGIDTNQVVLDDEEGSHIAAFFDLDRTLINDFSAKQFLKSRLLSGQSTTKEILSQFASILVYAAGNRDFETLTKIAALGIKGVKENEFIKLGEEVYQDYLMNTIYPEAKILIDSHLKKGHRVVIISAATSYQIEPIAKELGIKDIFGTELEVKRGKFTGEINEICWAEGKAKAAKKFAKKNTIDLSKSFFYTDSFDDFPLLELVGKPIATNPDSRLSQVAFENNWPILRFKENSKKPLVNGLRTGLAAASIYPSALKGLLKGSLLLDVKEGRNTTLASIGDLGTKFAGLEIAIKGKHILEENRPAVFCFNHQSSADFFILLKILRKDIAGVAKKELEMTPLGPVFKALGAIFIDRADKKKAIEAMKPAVEALKNGTSIVIAPEGTRSGSKKLGVFKKGAFHLAMKGGVPIVPIVIKNAYLAMPKGSNIFNPTAIEVVILDPVDTSEWKPKNIDLYVEEVRNMFIKELEN, from the coding sequence ATGAATCATACTCTAGAAAACTGTATCAAACATCCAAAATTTCAAGAAGAGCTTGCCAAAATAGCTCAAGAACTTGAAATGGATTTGACTGAAGTTCAAAAAAAAGGTACTATTTGCATGGAAGAACTTTTTTCTGAACAGCATCCTATTGCAAACATGCTTTCGATCAAAGGATTCCAGTTGATGATGAAAAAAGCTTATAACAACAAAATTGATGTTAATACGCAAGAAATCAAAAATTTGATGAAACTCATGCGTCAAAATTCAGTAGCATTTATTTTGACTCACAAAACATATTTAGACACAGTTGTACTTGTTTCAACACTAGCAAGTTACGGAATGCCAATTCCATATTCGTTTGGCGGAATCAATTTAGCATTTCCAGGTTTTAAACAATTGGCGAAAAAATCGGGTATTATTTTTATCAGAAGAAGTTTTAAAGATGATCAAATTTATAAAGCCTCTTTAAAACATTATATTTCATGTTTGATTGAAAATGGCGATCATTTAACTTGGAATATTGAAGGCACTCGCTCTAGAACTGGAAAAATTGTATATCCTCAAATGGGGATTTTAAAATACATCATGGAAGGTGAAAAAGCTAGCAGCAGAAACATCAAATATGTTCCTGTTTCTATTGTGTACGACTTGATTCCTGATGTAAAAGAAATGACGGAAGAAGGAAAAGGCAAAGAAAAAAAATCCGAAGATATTGGTGTTTTTGTGAATTATATCAAAAAATTAGGCAATGAGTTTGGAAAAGCAGCCATACGTTTTGGAGATCCTGTTGATGCTTCTGAACATCAAAATGCACTAATTCCAGATATTGATGAAGACAATTATGCGCATCAAAATACCTTACCAAGATTTGCTTTTGAACTGATTCATAAAGCAAATATGATAACTCCTGTAACCACAGTTTCACTGGTTTGTACGATTTTATTGAACAATTTTGCATTGACAAAAAAGGAAATAGAATTCAATGTCATTAAATTGATGAATTATATTGAGCAGCGCAAAAAAAATGTATTGATTGAACGTGGAAAAAGTATTGGTGCAGCTGTTCAAAAAGCATTGAATTTATTGAAAAGTGCAGGTATCATTCAAAAAAACAAAGCAGGCTACAAAACACAATACAATATAGATGCGTCAGAATTTTTATCAGCCACCTATTATGCAAACATGGCTGCTGCGCATTTGTACCACAGAGCTTTTATAGAAATGGCTTTGGTAAAAATTCGAGAAGTTGAAGCTTCTGAACGAATTGTTGCTTTTTGGGAAGAAATTATGAACCTCAGAAATCTCTTTAAATTTGAGTTTTTCTACACAAATAAGCCCCAATTTAGTTCAGAAATTGAAGCAGAAATGAAATTGTTTGATAAAAATTGGCGAACTATTTTATCAAATCCTGAGGCTACAATTGAAGAATTACTTTCAAAACAAGAATTGTTTGTTTCAAAAGCATTGTTATTAACTTACTTAGAAGCCAACAAAGTTGTTTGTTACACACTAGAAACGTGGGATTTAGAGGATGAATTTAATGAAGAAACTTTCGTAGAATTGTGTCTTTTCAAAGGAAAAGAATTGCATTGGCAAAATAGGATTAGCAGATTAGAGAGCGCAACTAAACCGTTTTTAATCAGTGCTTTGCGATTGGCAAAAAACAGCAAATTAACACCCTCAAACAATAAAATTAATTCTAAATTATTAGCTGATTGGATGATTTTATTAGAAAATTTGACGGATCGTTTGCAATTTTTACAAAAATTAGAATTGGTCAATTCTAAAAAAATAAAAGAAGATTTTACAGAAAAGCTTGTTCCTGGAATTGATACAAACCAAGTTGTTTTAGATGATGAAGAAGGAAGTCATATTGCTGCTTTTTTTGATTTAGATAGAACATTAATCAATGATTTTTCAGCGAAACAATTTTTAAAATCAAGATTGTTAAGTGGACAATCAACCACCAAAGAAATTTTATCTCAATTTGCTTCCATATTAGTGTATGCAGCAGGAAATCGTGATTTTGAAACGCTTACTAAAATTGCTGCTTTAGGAATCAAAGGCGTCAAAGAAAATGAATTTATTAAATTGGGTGAAGAAGTATATCAAGATTATTTAATGAATACGATTTATCCAGAGGCTAAAATTTTGATTGATTCTCATCTTAAAAAAGGACATAGAGTTGTAATTATTTCTGCAGCAACAAGTTATCAAATTGAACCAATTGCAAAAGAGTTAGGAATAAAAGACATCTTCGGAACAGAATTGGAAGTAAAAAGAGGAAAATTCACAGGAGAAATCAATGAGATTTGTTGGGCTGAAGGAAAAGCAAAAGCTGCCAAAAAATTCGCTAAAAAAAACACCATTGACTTATCAAAAAGCTTTTTTTACACAGACAGTTTTGATGATTTCCCTCTATTAGAATTGGTTGGAAAACCCATTGCTACAAATCCAGATTCAAGACTTTCGCAAGTGGCTTTTGAAAATAATTGGCCCATTTTACGATTCAAAGAAAACAGTAAAAAACCACTTGTCAATGGTTTACGAACAGGTTTAGCAGCTGCCAGTATTTATCCATCAGCATTGAAAGGATTGCTAAAAGGAAGTTTATTGTTAGATGTCAAAGAGGGTAGAAACACTACTTTGGCAAGTATTGGCGATTTAGGAACCAAATTTGCAGGTTTGGAAATTGCCATCAAAGGAAAACACATTTTAGAAGAAAATAGACCCGCTGTTTTTTGTTTCAATCACCAAAGTTCTGCTGATTTTTTCATCTTATTAAAAATCTTGCGAAAAGATATTGCAGGAGTTGCAAAAAAGGAACTTGAAATGACACCTTTAGGACCTGTTTTTAAAGCTTTAGGAGCTATTTTTATTGATAGAGCTGATAAGAAAAAAGCCATTGAAGCAATGAAACCAGCTGTTGAAGCACTGAAAAATGGCACATCAATCGTAATTGCTCCAGAAGGAACCAGAAGTGGCAGCAAAAAATTAGGAGTTTTCAAAAAAGGAGCTTTTCACTTGGCAATGAAAGGTGGTGTTCCTATTGTACCTATTGTCATTAAAAATGCATATTTGGCTATGCCAAAAGGAAGCAATATTTTC